GTGTTTATTGATTTCCGGTTCTggccctgaagacatcacttcctggcaGACACCTTAAAACTCACACCACTTCCGGTTTCCAGTCAGTCAAATGTTGGGCTCAAACCAGTGCATAACTCTGCAACTTAATTTGCCTTTTGCATGTGCATAATTTGCCTTGAGCCCAGCTCAAGTATATGTGTGGTTGCCCCAAACAATTTTCTTTGTGTTGATGctatttatttcatatatatatatataaatgagagacaacagcaagcataaaggtttggggaaactGTCCCAATATACTTGAAAATGCAAGAATGATTAACGACTCTATAGGGTGGCTATACAAGAAATGCATTGTTGTTGTTTCTTCTTTAGCAAACTACCTCATAGATGCCATGctgcagacacaaaaaaaaccaaattgaAGCCATTCAAGAAGTGGGCTATGGGAGCTCAGGGGAATTGGTGGGGGTGCTCACAGAAATATTGgacacattgttaaaaatattcaaCAGGTAAATGATAATTATGCTGAGCCACATTATGTAATACAGAGCATGCAGTCACAATTCTGAAGACCTTagttggctggtagagcagcatACCATCTGTCGAGTCCAATGCTGCACTCTACAACTGTATGCACATGCATGGCATTATAGAGTCTCTCCTCTATGCTCTGGGGGTCATGAAAAGGTGTAAGTAGTCAGCATCTGAGGAGGTCATCGCTATCACCTGGAATATGTAATGTCATGATTGCTATTACAATCAATAGCATtggtaaaacaaaaacacaaaaatgatggTTCAGCCAGTTACATTACCCACAAGCCAGCACCATCAGCAACACTACTTTCCCTCAAAATGATTGAATCATGGGTTGACTCAGCATACTGAGCCACATCATTTGTCAGTTTCATCTTGGTATCATAGATGACCTGTACGTTAATGAAATGAAattgcttatggttaacaaaggCAGCTTCATTCTACCACGTGCCCTTAATGCAATACGTGTAAATTCAATTGCTCTGAAAACGTTTTGGAAACTGGAGgcattgctgcaaattgcatttttatgtttgcCTGAACACCCTGGAAACTGAATTTAGTCCTTCCTTATTCCATTTATGGCTTCAGTCACAGCAGGCATGACAGAGCTCAGGCTTGGGGAGATATTCCAGACCTTTCATTCAGTTCCCTGTAGTAGGTACCTGTTTCCAGAAAGCGAGCTGTTATTAAAACCTGAATATGAACAGGTATATATTGGTTTTGGGCAGTCTGTCTTTCTAATACTGGGCCCAATTCAACACAAGGTTCCAAGAGCATGGCTCTTGGAAACCTAAATACAGATCATAATCAAGTCCTCACCATGGGCAAAACAATCTAAGTGGTCCCAAAAAGCTCACTCCCTTCTCAAGTCCTCACCATGGGCAAAACAATCCAAGTGGTCCCAAAAAGCTCACTCCCTTCGTATATGACTATGCAAATGGTTATATACGAAGGGAGTGAGCTTTTTGGGACCACTTAGATTGTTTTGCCCATGGTGAGGACTTGATTATAATCTGATGATTTGCATAGTCctcataaaatttcaaaaaacccATGGTGTGTTAAACTATTATGAACATGAATAGGCTGTAGTGCAGGAGAGTTATACTATAGCTACAGTATCTGTTTGCAAGAAGTGAATgacatttgtgtttttacttaATGCAGTTTTTGGCAACAAGTGACTGCATTGGTTTGTAATCCTAAGAAGGGGCAACATGTATCTTatgtaaaatgatgaaaaaacaatgaAGTGGTTAGTGTAAATATGCAACCCTCTTAAGAGGAATCTCAAACAGAGTCTATACATCATATTgttcacttttgaggtttaatatgctTGTCACGTCAAGGTACATTATAATAACAGATtgatgatatgaattattatgtgtgGGAGCCATCGTTTACCTGGATTGGTTACATATCCCTATTTGATCAATGTTGTCGTCGTCTCCCAGTTTCTCAGAAATGCTGTGTATACATGGGTCAGAGCTGCTGTAAATAAACGCAAGATTGCCTATcaagtttacttttattaaaCCCAGTGTTTACATGGCAAGTTGCGTACgcacattttgagcctctttttgtgcaagTTTCATAAACGAGTCCCCTAGATTTGGGAATTTTTTACCATTATTCTCAACCTCTGTCAGGTTCGATGGAGACCACCAGTTTTCAAGTCATTCCAGAGAAGTTTGTTTGGAGTCacgtctggactctggctgggccacttgaCAGCATTCACAGTATTGTTTCTAAGCCAGTCTTGTGTTTTCTTCACTTTGTGCTTTGTGTAATTGTCTTCTTAAAAGGTGAACCTTTAGCTATAGCAATCTAAAGCAGGTTTTCAATAAGAATGTCTCTATCCACATCCTTGTTCAGCTTTCTCTTCACCGTGCCTAGTCTCCTAGTCCCTGACGCTGAAAAACAACCTCGCAGTATAATaatgccaccatcatgctttattgttttaattgtattttacaggtgatgagcagtgcatgGTTTCCTTCAAGATATAACACTTTATTGAAGGCAAACACTTCAATCTTGGTTTAATTGGACCAGTCATTTTGGTGACTTCTTGCAAACTCCAAGAAGGCTGTTATGTGTATTTTACTGAGGAAATGCTTAtgtttggccactctaccataagaCACAGATAAATAATGGAAGATATGTATAGATTCATGCTTATTAGCTCTCTATTGCCTGCTATTGTGAGACTTTATCATTTTTTCTACAATAAGTAAGACACATTCTTATGACACTTGTTTTAGTTTGTATTGTGGCAGCTACAGCCAAACTGAATTGTGTTAAAAGTTGTCACCAGAGATACTAATCAACATATCATGCATGGCTTTGgatgttaaaactgaaaaaaattcacACACAGAAGAACATGGCTGGGACATGAATCGTGCTCACTAGAGCTATAATGTAGCAGTGCCAACTACTGAACCACAGGGCAACATGACagctatttttcaatttttaaataacGTTTTTAGTTTATGTACGATTTCCTTTCAAGATGAAAACTTCACTTTAGTAAAGTGAATAGATTTTATGATACTAATTTTGTCCAGTTGGCAGCCTATTTGAGTAGACAGATTAGCTAACgtaatgttctgaaataaaaaataaaattattccaACCTAGAAACAAAACTCCGCAGGCAACTTGCACAGAAAGACAATGTACCTTGATAAGCAGAGAGAAATCAGGTTAAACCCAACACTGCTTGTCAATACTTACTCAAcaagtaattttaaaatcatattatgcagaacgggtggcacggtggtgcagtgggtagcactgctttccgaatcctccctgcgtggagtttgcatattctgtacgtgggtttcctcccacagtccaaagacatgcaggtgaggtgcattggcgatcctaaattgtccgtagtgtgtggttggtgtgtaggtgtgtatgccctgtggtgggctggtgtactgcccagggtttgtttcctgccttgcaccctctattggctgggattggctccagcagacccccgtgaccctgtagttaggatatagcgggttggataatgaatggatggaaattatGCAGAGACTTCCAAGTTGGAAAGATTCTTAAAATGAGTGCTGGGTAACTGGagctttgtattgtattaacaGTTTGCTCTTTGCAGAGAAAACCTTTCATCTAATTTGAGGGGTTGTACTTTGCATTTTCAAACACTGCAGCTCTGTTTTTTCTGAAcaaattatttccattttttggtCTCGGTTTTCTTAGATTATATGTTTTAACTGCACCATTCTttttcaaagtttatttttttttcggtCCAGGAAGAAGTCAACCAGGTTTTCTTGGCCATTCTGTAATGCtggtctgtttttcttttaaaataaagaccAACAGTGCAGAGAGTGTCCTAGATGTGGCTTCCTAAGTGAGCACAGCTTTGCCTCTGTAGGCTTTCACTCCACACAATAACACATATACTGTTTTTACCATTCTTGTTGCATTTTATGAACAGTGAACCCAATAACAGTTCCATCCCCATTATAACAATTTTTCTTCTGAGACCAAACACCCATGATGTACAGAAAAAGGGTCCACCTGTAAATTGAGACAAAAACTTGAGCTCTGTGAAATTAGAAATATCATGCTAAGTTTAATCAGTTTTATTCAGATAGACCACCATGAAATGCTCTGTAATGTACAGATGGATAGAACATACCCAAGTCCAGGGACACAAAGCCAATCTCTATGTCTAATCTAGGAGGCCTGGTGTGCCTGCAGTCACCAGTCATGGATGTCTCAAAGTGGAAACAGGCTGTTGACTGTTTAAGgagatgttttatatattttaaaaaagctgaCAAGTTTCTTTCTTATGTTTTCTCTTCTCAAGCAATACACAAAAGGATTAACTAGGGAGGGTCCAAAGGTGGATGCAACATGTGCTGAAAAACGTTCTGACATTGTCATCACCACACCATATGATGTTGCAAAGTTAACAATAATTTTCggcataaaataacagaaaatcacAATAACATGACTTGTGCAGGTGCTGAACATCTGTTTCCTGCTCTCTGTGGAAAGTTTTATCACTACAACAGTGATTATTATATaagataatataataaaagcaaaGCTTGAAAATACAACCACAAAGCCAATGATTGCTGCTTTTCCAATCTCGGGATTAGCATTAATGCATGAAGCTCTTACAAATGTCTGAAAATCACAGAAAGGAGCATTCAAGACTGGTTTACAGACAGATAATCGTTCAGCAGTAAATGCGAGGTAACATGTAAGTGATACAGAAAATAaccatgaaaaaataattaacattattatttgatTCTTTGTAATAATAGCACAGTACCGCAAAGGATTGCAGATTGCTACTAAGCGGTCGTAGGCCATAATTCCAATAGCTACGGCTTCCATCAAATCACCTGAATGGTAGAAGAACATCTGCACCAAGCATGCTTTATAAGATATTGTTTTAATGTCCACTAAAAATACAGCAAGGAGTGTCAAAGCAGCACTGCTGGTGTAAAAAATATCAATAGCTGATAAATTGCAAATGAAGAAGTACATCGGTGTGTAAAGCTGTTTGTCTGATACAATTGTATAAATATTAATACCACTGCCgagtaaaataagaaaatatacaaataaaatggaaattcCTAGTGCTTTAGggttttcaaaatatatatagcTTGCAACTGCAAAGTCTGGTGCTACCAAAACGGTATAATTTCTGAAATCCATTTCCCAGCCTTTAAAATAGTGtatctgaaacagaaaaaagaaaatcatttttcttttatattgttcatttaaatcctaacataaataaaaggtatAGACAATAATCAAGGAGAAATGTTTAAACAAACTGTTTAATTTGTGAAATTTTGTATCTACCTATTTCCACAGCAATGTTACATTCAACTGCACATACCCTATTATACATTCAACAATATCTTAAGAATAATCCAGTCACTACTAAAATGATAGTATTTTAGAATGTTTGCattgtatattgtatatcatCAAGTACTCACTTTAAATAAGCAACTAATCATTTTTCCATGTTCTGATAATGTGACAATGTAAAACTCCTATCCCAGCCTAATGGCTCCTTCCTGCTGTCTGTTCTCACTTTTCTGCACAGTTCATATCAGAGTTACTGTGACACCTTCACACTTACATGACTTACAGAACAGGTGTTAGAAGAAGCACATACGCAGAgaaacttttgttttcagtatgaGGCACCTTAATACAATGCACCACAGTCCTCTATTTGGAAACCCCACAAATCctctgcaatagaaataataacaacatataaAAGCtcaaatactgaaaaaaacacaaaagtttcCATAGAAATCTAAATAAGAACACTGTTTATAATCTCTGGGACCTCAATGTTTGGGATGATTCTCTATGGACTCTATTCTCAGAGCTTTTATTACTGACATGTTTTGCTACAGCAGAAAGTTTCCAAGCATTTGCAGCTTTTGTGTACTTAACACGTTTTAGTACGACCCAACTTGTTAGTGTGTGCATCAGCTTTAGTCCATTTTTTACTGCAATTTAAAGAATCTATTAAATGAATGTATTCTTTTAAACTTATGTATCACTTTTTACTAACTTTTTAATTCTTAGCACAATTCAATTcaacatctttctttattttaatgtttccaCAGagatttaacttattatttttggATGAAGTTCCTTCTGTTTCAAGATTCAGCTGAAAGCTAAAGATAATTCATCCCTTTTATGCTTTAAAAATAGCATTTCAGGATTTTTGCTATTACTGCTTATCTTAACTTTTTACTCCTCTGGGTGCTCCCACTTCCTCTCACTggccaaagatatgcaggttaggtaatcCTAAAATGGTcgtagtgtatgtgtgtatgccctgtgatggattggcaccctctccaggatttgttcctgttcTGTGtgccctatgttagctgggagAGGCTCCTGCACCCCTGCGACCCTtcttcaggactaagcaggttagataatgactgTCAATTTTATCAATAATTGAAGAGAAGTAGCTGCAAAGTCATCAGATAAATGAATAACTATCTGGTAAAATGACATGTTTTAAACTTGAAATAAAGAGGGTTGTGTGACATTTCACTTTCATAGGTtggaaagaaacagatctagttttatAAAGTGTGTGTGCAAatggaaataaacatttttgtactTACAAAAGTACACACATTTTCTAGGAAAATGGCTTAAAACGTATAGTCACATCCAACCTATTTTATTACAAATAGCCTAATTGGTGATGAAACTGCCCAATGCTTTCTCTCAAGAACAGCCCACTTTACACCGCTCACCCCTTTTAAGCAATCCCTGTGGTGGTTTCCACCCCTCAGACTTTTCAGCTGACAAATTTTGCATACTTCCATGtagttttttttgtgttctgCTTTGCTCCTTGCATGTAGATcctaaggaggcagggccacctaatCATGCAgtgctttttcattattttgaatttactttgGTTTTATTCATTTGATTCTCTGACTTTTGACCCTTGTTTTCACTATAAagcactttttctgttttttttttagatttttggtttatttttcctttatattttgttcttgcttaatattttgcaattttttggAATCGTCTTAATATATCTTTAAATAGTGaagaattttgctttgttttgttgaaTTGCAGGTTTATAGTTTTCACTTTGTGAATCTTGTTGAACTTTAAAAGCAAAAGTCCCATTTTAGTGAATGTACAGTCTTGGTGTGACTTTTTTGTGTAAGTTTAAGGGGACTTGCTCCCTCTTTCTGCTTCTCGGTGGTGGATATCACAACATTTAGGCTTCACCTCTGCAGAACACAACTGAGGTCATGGGTACTCCTCATAGGCttcaaaacaatgtggcatcATCATAAGACATTCACACAAtgaaactttgtaaatatttcataatgcaaaaaatgaatgagaaaatCATAATTCTTGAGGTCCAGAAACTTTCATATTTCTTGTGCAACAAATCCTTAGCCCTCAAAGGgaacacaacaaaaataaaacaaattagcaTATAATATAGTTATTAACATATAATATAgttatttgaaattttattttcttggtaTATTTACatttcaggggtgtgttcttgctcctactctgttcaatgcttgtatggactgggtgttgggcaaggttgtcgggtccagcggctgtggggcatttgttggtaaagaaagattcaaggatcttgactttgctgacgatgctgtgatctttgcggagtcaatagaggctctgatagatagatagatagatagatagatagatagatagatagatagatagatagatagatagatagatagatagtgtggtagaATAAATCcttcacaaagacaaaaacaaataagaaaaagaagcgaTTCAAAGTTTGGAATTACAATGAATGTTTTTACTGTgacaaaatggcggttatatagcAGAGAAAAACATGTgaaaggaaatggttggcatgttgTGACGCTGCAGcaggaagtgaggtgatttgtgggtgccggaagtgacgtaaTCAGGgatggctggaagtgacgtcatcgcggccattttggaacccagaagttgcaggattatttttcttcttggttCTGTTGataaaagagagttcaggcaAGCACCacatgacaaccccttatctcgcgatgtttcactcacctttaggctctttgactgcctcctaatcgtacatgtgtgacatgaccccccctcaACCCAGACCCCTCAGGTCGGGCGACATGCACCACGAGGttgtggacacgagagagagcatctgcgttggcctgtaaGGAACCTTTATGATAAATGACACTAAAACAGTGAGGTTGTAACTCTaagaaccacctagtgatgcgtgGGTTCGACtcacgatgaagggacatccactgtaaa
Above is a window of Polypterus senegalus isolate Bchr_013 chromosome 2, ASM1683550v1, whole genome shotgun sequence DNA encoding:
- the LOC120524628 gene encoding olfactory receptor 6F1-like, which gives rise to MDFRNYTVLVAPDFAVASYIYFENPKALGISILFVYFLILLGSGINIYTIVSDKQLYTPMYFFICNLSAIDIFYTSSAALTLLAVFLVDIKTISYKACLVQMFFYHSGDLMEAVAIGIMAYDRLVAICNPLRYCAIITKNQIIMLIIFSWLFSVSLTCYLAFTAERLSVCKPVLNAPFCDFQTFVRASCINANPEIGKAAIIGFVVVFSSFAFIILSYIIITVVVIKLSTESRKQMFSTCTSHVIVIFCYFMPKIIVNFATSYGVVMTMSERFSAHVASTFGPSLVNPFVYCLRRENIRKKLVSFFKIYKTSP